A section of the Devosia rhizoryzae genome encodes:
- a CDS encoding baseplate multidomain protein megatron: protein MVLHYASIAASAGADALLIGSEMRGLTTVRGAGNTFPFVDALVALAGDVRAVVGPGVKLSYAADWSEYSGYQAAGEKFFHLDPLWASPAIDAVGIDCYMPLSDWRDGEGHLDAALAETAYALDYLQGNVAGGEGFDWYYASDADRRAQVRTPITDGAYGEPWVWRYKDIRAFWSQQHFDRPGGVRSAVPTAWVPGSKPIWLTELGCGAVDKGANQPNIFGDDKSAEGGRPYFSSGMPDGLMQRQFLRAHQQFWRDPANNPAGMVDTDRVYLWTWDARPFPSFPALEEVWSDGPNHRTGHWLTGRLGGASSDELIGAIAADHGIAVEAAPAAPLIGGVLVRGPGTAREAIEPVLEITGQKLMARNGTLVGLVRGAVVTLEHDLLAELDAPVVTRRRGDGAEKAGRLGLGYFDRERDYLTATATALRPGNGPLQSQSLPMVLDGAGARLAAERLLDAKGVAGDRVELALPPNRVALEPGDRIALPELAEGPFEVTEIRDGAVRRVSATAVARGDAVATGVDRPRGGGGVPMPAVVPVLVATHLPPLPDDPNKTRLVLGAFAKPWPGPVRVTDEVTGATLAGLARPAVIGTVVAGIGAGLEAVWDLASVLEVQLRSGHLADVKEAAALAGSNRLAVETDGGGWEVIGFADAELISAGRYRLTRLLRGLQGSQTAAISGGRRVMVLGAGTVSLPVEAHRIGERRTLRVFAGAADMAGRPLVVDLDPGPALPLAPVHLAAERQADGSVLLRWMRRSRANGDGWGVAEPGQESGPETWRVDIYDGVTLKRTITTAENVASYLVADQLADFAGPAVAFDFAVAQVSPVLGAGYWGRGRFNG from the coding sequence ATGGTTCTGCACTATGCGTCGATCGCGGCGTCCGCGGGGGCGGATGCGCTGCTGATCGGGTCGGAGATGCGGGGGCTGACCACCGTGCGCGGAGCAGGGAACACGTTCCCGTTCGTCGATGCGCTTGTGGCGCTGGCAGGCGATGTACGGGCGGTGGTGGGGCCGGGCGTAAAGCTTAGCTATGCGGCGGATTGGAGCGAGTATTCGGGTTATCAGGCGGCCGGGGAGAAGTTCTTTCACCTCGATCCGCTCTGGGCCTCGCCTGCGATCGATGCGGTGGGGATCGACTGCTACATGCCGCTCAGCGACTGGCGCGACGGCGAGGGTCATCTCGATGCGGCTTTGGCCGAGACTGCCTATGCGCTCGATTATCTTCAAGGCAATGTCGCGGGAGGCGAGGGCTTCGACTGGTATTATGCCAGCGACGCGGACCGGCGCGCGCAGGTGAGGACGCCGATCACCGACGGGGCTTACGGCGAGCCCTGGGTGTGGCGCTACAAGGATATCCGCGCCTTCTGGAGCCAGCAGCATTTTGACCGGCCGGGCGGGGTGCGAAGCGCGGTGCCGACGGCATGGGTGCCGGGGTCAAAACCGATCTGGCTGACGGAACTCGGTTGCGGCGCCGTTGACAAGGGGGCGAACCAGCCCAACATTTTTGGTGACGACAAGAGCGCCGAGGGCGGGCGGCCGTACTTTTCGAGCGGCATGCCGGACGGACTGATGCAGCGGCAGTTTCTGCGAGCGCATCAGCAGTTCTGGCGCGATCCGGCCAATAATCCGGCGGGGATGGTCGATACCGACCGGGTCTATCTTTGGACCTGGGATGCGCGGCCATTTCCAAGTTTTCCGGCGCTGGAGGAGGTGTGGTCGGATGGGCCGAACCATCGCACCGGGCACTGGCTGACCGGGCGGCTGGGTGGCGCGTCGAGCGACGAATTGATCGGGGCGATTGCGGCCGATCATGGCATCGCGGTCGAGGCAGCCCCGGCAGCGCCGCTGATCGGCGGTGTGCTGGTGCGCGGGCCGGGTACGGCGCGCGAGGCGATCGAGCCGGTGCTGGAGATTACCGGACAGAAGCTGATGGCGCGCAATGGGACCCTGGTCGGCCTGGTGCGCGGCGCGGTGGTGACGCTGGAGCATGACCTCCTGGCGGAGTTAGATGCACCGGTCGTGACGCGTCGCCGGGGTGATGGGGCGGAAAAGGCCGGGCGGCTAGGGCTGGGTTACTTCGATCGCGAACGCGATTACCTGACGGCGACGGCAACTGCATTGCGGCCGGGCAATGGACCGCTGCAAAGCCAGAGCCTGCCGATGGTGCTGGATGGAGCCGGTGCACGACTGGCCGCAGAGCGGCTGCTGGACGCCAAGGGGGTGGCCGGTGATCGCGTCGAGCTGGCGCTGCCACCGAACAGGGTGGCGCTTGAGCCGGGCGACCGCATTGCCTTGCCGGAACTGGCCGAGGGGCCGTTCGAGGTCACGGAAATCCGGGACGGAGCGGTGCGGCGGGTGTCGGCGACGGCAGTTGCGCGGGGAGATGCCGTGGCGACCGGCGTGGACCGGCCGCGCGGTGGCGGCGGGGTGCCGATGCCGGCGGTGGTGCCGGTCTTGGTGGCAACGCATCTGCCGCCGCTGCCCGATGATCCGAACAAAACGCGGCTGGTGCTGGGCGCTTTCGCAAAGCCGTGGCCGGGCCCGGTGCGCGTGACCGACGAGGTGACTGGCGCGACGCTGGCAGGATTGGCGCGCCCGGCGGTGATCGGCACCGTGGTGGCGGGCATTGGGGCGGGACTGGAGGCAGTTTGGGACCTTGCTTCGGTGCTCGAGGTGCAGTTGCGATCGGGGCATCTCGCCGATGTTAAGGAGGCTGCGGCGCTGGCCGGGAGCAATCGGCTGGCCGTGGAAACCGATGGCGGCGGCTGGGAAGTGATCGGCTTTGCCGATGCGGAGCTGATCAGCGCCGGCCGCTACCGCCTGACGCGTTTGCTGAGGGGGCTGCAAGGCTCGCAAACTGCGGCAATTTCGGGCGGGCGACGGGTCATGGTGCTGGGCGCTGGGACGGTAAGCCTGCCGGTCGAAGCGCACCGCATCGGCGAAAGGCGCACACTCCGGGTGTTTGCGGGTGCTGCCGACATGGCCGGGCGACCATTGGTCGTCGACCTCGATCCCGGGCCGGCCCTGCCACTAGCGCCGGTTCACCTAGCGGCGGAGCGGCAGGCAGATGGGTCGGTGCTGTTGCGCTGGATGCGCCGCAGCCGCGCCAATGGCGATGGCTGGGGCGTGGCCGAACCAGGCCAGGAATCCGGACCAGAAACCTGGCGGGTCGATATCTATGATGGTGTGACGCTCAAACGAACGATCACGACGGCGGAGAATGTCGCCAGCTATCTGGTTGCCGACCAGCTCGCGGACTTCGCTGGGCCGGCGGTG
- a CDS encoding NlpC/P60 family protein, translated as MNADLVLAAAREWLGTPYRHRASTLGAGCDCLGLLRGVWRALYGAEPVAVPAYRADWRGEADGALRAAAERFLLLVDGPTGAGQVVLFRLGGMSEARHCGIMVSAERFIHAQEHLGVVEANLTDGWARRVSGRFEFPNI; from the coding sequence GTGAACGCCGATCTTGTGTTGGCAGCGGCGCGGGAATGGCTGGGCACGCCCTATCGGCATCGGGCGTCAACGCTGGGGGCAGGGTGCGATTGCCTGGGGCTGCTGCGCGGGGTTTGGCGTGCGCTTTATGGCGCGGAGCCAGTGGCGGTGCCGGCCTATCGGGCGGATTGGCGCGGGGAAGCGGATGGGGCGCTGCGCGCGGCGGCCGAGCGCTTTTTGCTGCTCGTCGATGGGCCGACGGGGGCGGGGCAGGTGGTGCTGTTCCGGCTCGGCGGCATGAGCGAGGCACGCCATTGCGGCATCATGGTTTCGGCCGAGCGGTTCATCCATGCGCAGGAGCATCTGGGCGTGGTGGAGGCGAATTTGACCGACGGTTGGGCGCGGCGGGTGAGCGGACGGTTTGAGTTTCCGAACATCTGA
- a CDS encoding DUF2163 domain-containing protein yields MAARCPARLGAQVETGEVLGVLASAAIAEDDILLGRYDGAQVETWLVNWAAPEQRLRLRVDTIGEIVREDGVFRAELRSPQQALNAVRGRLYQGLCDAVVGDGRCGVDLTLPAHRGMATVLAVIDPFQVLVAGLGGFDEGWFAFGVGHWSVGRREGLADPVLTHRRVPEGDVLGFATKVGEWVEPGDVLEVTVGCDRRFATCKARFGNGVNFRGFPHVPGSDYVLRHPRSGDAMDGRAVVP; encoded by the coding sequence ATGGCGGCGAGGTGCCCGGCGCGCCTGGGGGCACAGGTCGAGACGGGCGAGGTGCTGGGCGTGCTAGCCAGCGCGGCAATCGCCGAGGACGATATTTTGCTCGGTCGTTATGACGGCGCGCAGGTGGAAACCTGGCTGGTGAACTGGGCAGCGCCGGAGCAGCGACTGCGCCTGCGGGTCGATACGATCGGCGAGATCGTGCGCGAGGACGGGGTGTTTCGGGCCGAGCTCCGATCGCCGCAGCAGGCGCTGAACGCGGTGCGGGGCCGGCTTTATCAGGGGCTCTGCGATGCGGTGGTGGGGGATGGGCGCTGCGGCGTTGATCTAACGCTGCCGGCGCATCGGGGCATGGCGACCGTCCTGGCGGTGATCGATCCGTTTCAGGTGCTGGTGGCGGGGCTGGGCGGGTTCGACGAGGGTTGGTTTGCCTTTGGGGTGGGGCACTGGAGTGTCGGCAGGCGCGAGGGCCTCGCCGATCCGGTGCTGACGCATCGGCGTGTGCCGGAGGGCGATGTGCTGGGCTTTGCCACCAAGGTCGGCGAATGGGTTGAGCCGGGCGATGTGCTCGAGGTGACGGTTGGCTGCGACCGGCGCTTTGCAACCTGCAAGGCGCGGTTCGGCAATGGGGTCAATTTTCGCGGCTTTCCGCATGTGCCGGGCAGCGACTACGTGCTGCGCCATCCACGCAGCGGCGATGCCATGGACGGACGGGCGGTGGTGCCGTGA
- a CDS encoding baseplate hub domain-containing protein, producing MRAVADGFAAHLAQGETTTAHCWRVLRSDGVVLGFTDHDRALVVEGTRCAPMHGFDGGEVPGAPGGTGRDGRGAGRASQRGNRRGRYFARSL from the coding sequence ATGAGGGCAGTGGCGGACGGTTTTGCCGCGCACCTGGCGCAGGGCGAGACGACGACGGCGCATTGCTGGCGCGTGTTGCGCAGCGATGGCGTGGTCCTGGGTTTTACCGATCATGATCGGGCGCTGGTGGTCGAGGGAACGCGCTGCGCGCCGATGCATGGGTTCGATGGCGGCGAGGTGCCCGGCGCGCCTGGGGGCACAGGTCGAGACGGGCGAGGTGCTGGGCGTGCTAGCCAGCGCGGCAATCGCCGAGGACGATATTTTGCTCGGTCGTTATGA
- a CDS encoding DUF2460 domain-containing protein, whose product MTFHHTRFPLDIALGARGGPERKTDVVQLAGGGERRNGRWHHSRRRYNAGYGVKSRADMQAVLAFFEERRGRLHGFLWRDGLDHSSGGTVPLPTDQLIGTGDGVRTQFQLSKRYGSAFDPYLRTIAKPVAGSVRVAVGGVELSGWTVDVTTGVVGFAVAPASGAAVTAGFLFDVPVRFDTDRLDIELTSFDGAEAPSIPLVEILP is encoded by the coding sequence ATGACCTTTCATCATACGAGGTTTCCGCTCGATATCGCGCTGGGGGCGCGGGGTGGGCCGGAGCGCAAGACCGATGTCGTGCAGCTGGCGGGCGGTGGCGAGCGGCGCAATGGGCGGTGGCATCATTCGCGGCGGCGCTACAATGCCGGCTATGGCGTCAAATCGCGGGCCGACATGCAGGCGGTGCTGGCCTTTTTCGAGGAAAGGCGCGGGCGGCTGCATGGGTTCTTGTGGCGCGACGGGCTGGATCATTCTTCGGGCGGAACGGTGCCGCTGCCGACCGACCAGCTGATCGGCACCGGCGATGGCGTGCGCACGCAGTTTCAGTTGAGCAAGCGCTATGGGTCGGCGTTCGACCCGTACCTGCGGACGATCGCCAAGCCGGTGGCGGGCAGCGTGCGGGTCGCGGTCGGGGGCGTCGAGTTAAGTGGCTGGACGGTGGATGTGACCACCGGGGTCGTCGGCTTTGCGGTGGCGCCGGCCAGTGGCGCGGCGGTGACGGCGGGGTTTTTGTTCGATGTGCCGGTGCGCTTCGATACCGACCGGTTGGACATCGAGCTGACGAGTTTCGATGGAGCCGAGGCGCCGAGCATACCGCTGGTGGAGATTTTGCCATGA
- a CDS encoding phage tail tape measure protein, translating into MATDLFGESFRDELSDVSVELGRIGDLADGVARSVSRAFRGAVTDGKSFRSVLGDIAGAFADIALKAAFKPLGTLVVGLVENLFTATNPALGGVTAFAKGGVIASPSYFPLGKGMGLAGEAGPEAIMPLQRGADGRLGVAGGGGAVNVTFNVTASDARSFAASEAEVSAMLLRAVRRGSRGS; encoded by the coding sequence ATGGCCACTGATCTTTTCGGCGAAAGCTTCCGCGACGAACTGAGCGACGTTTCGGTGGAGCTGGGCCGCATCGGCGACCTGGCGGATGGGGTCGCGCGCTCGGTGAGCCGGGCATTTCGCGGGGCGGTGACGGACGGCAAGTCGTTCCGATCGGTGCTGGGCGATATCGCCGGAGCCTTTGCCGATATCGCGCTCAAGGCGGCGTTCAAGCCGCTGGGCACGCTGGTCGTCGGGCTGGTGGAAAACCTTTTCACCGCGACCAACCCGGCGCTGGGCGGGGTCACCGCCTTTGCCAAGGGCGGGGTGATCGCGAGCCCGAGTTACTTTCCGCTGGGCAAGGGCATGGGACTGGCGGGCGAAGCGGGGCCGGAAGCGATCATGCCGCTGCAGCGTGGGGCAGACGGAAGGCTGGGCGTGGCGGGCGGTGGAGGCGCGGTGAACGTGACGTTCAATGTGACGGCGAGCGATGCACGGAGCTTTGCGGCCAGCGAGGCGGAGGTGAGCGCGATGCTGTTGCGGGCGGTGCGCAGAGGAAGTCGGGGGAGTTGA
- a CDS encoding rcc01693 family protein has product MKPFPWKDAMGFGLGVLRLPPDQFWRMTPRELACAWGAVMGERAGPLDRPGLEELMERFPDGH; this is encoded by the coding sequence ATGAAGCCCTTTCCCTGGAAAGACGCGATGGGGTTTGGCTTGGGCGTCTTGCGCCTGCCGCCGGACCAGTTCTGGCGCATGACGCCGCGCGAGCTCGCGTGCGCCTGGGGCGCGGTCATGGGCGAGCGGGCCGGGCCGCTGGATCGGCCGGGGCTTGAGGAACTGATGGAGCGTTTTCCCGATGGCCACTGA
- a CDS encoding gene transfer agent family protein: protein MTNIHRGEIAAEIGGERVTLCLTLGALAELEARLGAGDLAGLAERFGGGRISARDLKAILGAGLRGGGNDITDDDLARLTIEGGLRGAAEIAVRLLKATFGDGE from the coding sequence ATGACGAACATTCATCGAGGCGAGATCGCGGCCGAGATTGGCGGCGAGCGGGTGACGCTTTGTCTGACGCTAGGGGCTTTGGCGGAGTTGGAGGCGCGGTTGGGCGCTGGTGACCTCGCCGGGCTGGCGGAGCGGTTTGGGGGCGGCAGGATTTCGGCGCGGGATCTGAAGGCGATCCTGGGGGCGGGGCTGCGGGGCGGTGGCAATGACATCACCGATGACGATTTGGCGCGGCTGACCATCGAGGGCGGACTGCGCGGGGCAGCGGAGATTGCGGTGCGGCTGCTGAAGGCAACCTTTGGGGATGGGGAATGA
- a CDS encoding phage major tail protein, TP901-1 family — protein sequence MAAQSGKDMLLKLDQTGSWSFLTVAGLRTRSLNFNAASVDTTDQESAGRWRELLAGGGVKRASVSGSGVFKDGASDAAIRALFFAGTIRNWQLILPDFGTVAGPFQIVALEFSADHAGEVTFDLALESAGEVTFVAV from the coding sequence ATGGCGGCGCAGAGCGGCAAGGATATGCTTTTGAAGCTCGACCAGACGGGGTCGTGGAGCTTTTTGACGGTGGCGGGGCTGCGGACGCGCAGCCTCAATTTCAATGCGGCAAGCGTCGATACGACCGACCAGGAAAGTGCCGGGCGCTGGCGGGAATTGCTGGCGGGCGGCGGCGTGAAGCGCGCTTCGGTGTCGGGGTCGGGCGTGTTCAAGGACGGCGCTTCGGACGCGGCAATCAGGGCGCTGTTCTTTGCCGGGACGATCCGGAACTGGCAGCTGATCCTGCCGGATTTTGGTACCGTGGCGGGGCCGTTTCAGATCGTGGCGCTGGAATTTTCGGCCGATCATGCGGGCGAAGTGACGTTCGACCTGGCGCTGGAAAGCGCTGGGGAAGTGACGTTTGTGGCGGTTTAA
- a CDS encoding DUF3168 domain-containing protein, producing MHPIASLQAALVEALEGDAALTALIGPGGVFDAPPRGRPAPYLVIDRHDMRQTDGDEAKGQEHRVLIHCWSDQPSRKLALEMVERVVAAGSDASPAGLVVTHAEHVRTETVIDGKTGQAKAAVMLRFLTE from the coding sequence ATGCACCCGATTGCAAGTTTGCAGGCGGCGCTGGTCGAGGCGCTGGAGGGCGATGCGGCACTGACGGCACTGATTGGGCCCGGGGGCGTGTTCGACGCGCCGCCGCGTGGCCGGCCGGCGCCATATCTGGTGATCGATCGGCACGACATGCGGCAGACCGATGGCGACGAGGCCAAGGGCCAGGAGCATCGGGTGCTGATCCATTGCTGGAGCGACCAGCCGAGCCGGAAATTGGCGCTGGAGATGGTGGAGCGCGTGGTGGCGGCGGGGTCGGACGCGAGCCCGGCAGGGCTCGTGGTCACCCATGCCGAGCATGTACGGACCGAGACGGTGATCGACGGCAAGACCGGGCAGGCGAAGGCAGCGGTGATGCTGCGGTTTTTGACGGAGTAG
- a CDS encoding phage head closure protein: MSGDKVPPIGTLTDRVQLKRRESLGDGGGGHQRIYVPLNAVWARVRSLAGRQGTNADGQAVAVSHSVVLRFRSDISAGDRIVYRGRNLDVVSAADLNGRRAYLSCACSETSFTG, translated from the coding sequence ATGAGCGGGGACAAGGTGCCGCCGATCGGCACGCTGACCGATCGGGTGCAGCTCAAGCGCCGCGAAAGCCTGGGTGATGGCGGTGGCGGGCACCAGCGCATCTATGTGCCGCTGAACGCGGTCTGGGCGCGCGTGCGCAGCCTAGCTGGGCGGCAGGGTACCAATGCCGATGGGCAGGCGGTGGCGGTGTCGCACAGCGTGGTGCTGCGCTTTCGCAGCGACATCTCGGCCGGCGACCGCATCGTTTATCGCGGGCGCAACCTCGATGTGGTGAGCGCGGCGGACCTCAACGGGCGGCGGGCATATCTGAGCTGCGCCTGCAGCGAAACCAGTTTTACGGGGTAG
- a CDS encoding head-tail connector protein produces MTSYLLAGPAAEPVSLAEAKLFLKVDDAAEDGLITTLIGAARLHVEGVTGQAMMPQTWRVVLDDWPANGVVKLPVAPLQSVTAITATDDNGGSHDIALGQFGSERDRLLVPRVVVGMPLLQERGGIEIDYVAGLATAPHEVPADLRQAVLALVAHWHEHRDAVIIAGSGAVVPSGFDRLVSRHKRVRL; encoded by the coding sequence ATGACGTCCTATCTCCTGGCGGGGCCCGCTGCGGAGCCAGTTTCGCTTGCCGAGGCGAAGCTGTTCTTGAAGGTCGACGATGCGGCCGAAGATGGGCTGATCACGACGCTGATCGGCGCGGCGCGGCTGCATGTGGAAGGCGTGACGGGGCAGGCGATGATGCCGCAAACGTGGCGCGTGGTGCTGGACGATTGGCCGGCCAATGGCGTGGTCAAGCTGCCGGTGGCGCCGCTGCAATCGGTAACGGCGATCACGGCGACCGATGACAATGGCGGCAGCCACGATATCGCGCTTGGCCAGTTCGGCTCGGAACGGGACCGGTTGTTGGTGCCGCGCGTGGTTGTCGGCATGCCGCTTCTGCAGGAGCGGGGTGGCATCGAGATCGACTATGTTGCGGGTCTGGCGACGGCGCCGCATGAAGTGCCGGCCGATTTGCGCCAGGCCGTGCTGGCGCTGGTGGCGCATTGGCACGAGCACCGCGATGCGGTGATCATTGCCGGTTCGGGCGCGGTGGTGCCGAGCGGCTTCGACCGCCTCGTCAGCCGGCACAAGCGGGTGCGGCTATGA
- a CDS encoding phage major capsid protein produces MMDRIDDGLEIKAGAGGDIAQLFSEFSTAFEEFKRTNDQRLHEIEKRGTADGLLEGKLDRLNRVLDGHKAALDRAQAERGRPAIEGKGVGLPDGEYKEAFSSYVKRGEEKALQTGVAADGGYVVPAEVEGEITRLMTHLSPIRAIAGVRQVSGAVYKRPITVSGPQTGWVGEAASRPTTNSPTLAELSYPTTELYAMPAATTAFLDDAAVDVGQWIADEVNAAFAAQETTAFVSGDGVNKPEGFLHADTVAETSWAWGKLGYLATGQSGALPASNASDILIDLVYALKAGYRQNASWVMNRKTQGALRKLKDADGNYLWQPAAAADGKASFMGFPLVEAEDMPNIGANSFSVAFGDFKRGYLIVDRQGVSVLRDPFSSKPYVLFYTTKRVGGGIADYDAIKLLKFGTS; encoded by the coding sequence ATGATGGATCGGATCGACGACGGCCTTGAAATCAAGGCCGGCGCAGGGGGAGATATTGCCCAGCTGTTCAGCGAATTTTCGACCGCGTTCGAAGAATTCAAGCGCACCAACGACCAGCGCCTCCATGAGATCGAAAAGCGCGGTACGGCCGACGGCCTGTTGGAAGGCAAGCTGGACCGGCTGAACCGCGTGCTCGACGGGCACAAGGCGGCGCTGGACCGCGCGCAGGCCGAACGGGGGCGCCCGGCGATCGAGGGCAAGGGCGTGGGCCTGCCGGATGGAGAATACAAGGAGGCGTTTTCTTCTTACGTGAAGCGCGGCGAGGAAAAGGCGCTGCAGACAGGCGTCGCGGCCGATGGCGGCTATGTCGTGCCGGCCGAGGTCGAAGGCGAGATCACGCGGCTGATGACGCATCTGTCGCCGATCCGCGCCATTGCCGGCGTGCGACAGGTGTCGGGCGCGGTCTATAAGCGGCCGATCACCGTATCGGGTCCGCAGACCGGCTGGGTGGGGGAGGCGGCGAGCCGTCCGACCACCAATTCGCCGACGCTGGCGGAGCTGAGCTACCCGACCACCGAACTTTATGCCATGCCGGCGGCGACAACCGCTTTTCTCGACGACGCGGCGGTGGATGTGGGGCAGTGGATTGCCGACGAGGTCAATGCGGCCTTTGCGGCGCAGGAAACCACGGCATTCGTGTCCGGCGATGGGGTCAACAAGCCCGAAGGTTTCCTCCATGCCGATACGGTGGCGGAGACGAGCTGGGCCTGGGGCAAGCTGGGGTATCTGGCGACCGGCCAGTCCGGCGCGCTGCCGGCCAGCAATGCCTCCGACATCCTGATCGACCTCGTTTATGCACTCAAGGCCGGTTATCGCCAGAATGCCAGCTGGGTGATGAACCGCAAGACGCAAGGGGCGCTGCGCAAGCTCAAGGATGCGGATGGCAATTACCTTTGGCAGCCGGCAGCGGCGGCCGATGGCAAGGCCAGCTTCATGGGCTTCCCGCTGGTCGAGGCCGAGGACATGCCGAACATTGGGGCTAATTCGTTCTCGGTGGCGTTCGGCGACTTCAAGCGGGGTTATCTGATCGTGGATCGCCAAGGGGTGAGCGTCTTGCGCGATCCGTTCAGCTCCAAACCCTATGTGCTGTTCTACACGACCAAACGCGTGGGGGGCGGGATTGCGGACTACGACGCGATCAAGCTCCTCAAGTTCGGCACCTCGTGA
- a CDS encoding HK97 family phage prohead protease has translation MGAIPIDGDGRFSGYASVFNRLDGGGDVVLPGAFSKSLSRKRGRIRLLFQHDPKEPVGIWESLGEDSHGLFVSGQLTGGVPRAEALRRLIEARALDGLSIGFRTVKASREPGTGYRMLHEIDLYEVSIVTFPMMEDARIAAPLTAGAAIAAATRQIRNR, from the coding sequence ATGGGGGCGATCCCGATCGATGGCGACGGGCGCTTTTCGGGCTATGCCAGTGTCTTTAACCGGCTCGACGGCGGCGGCGACGTGGTGTTGCCGGGAGCTTTCAGCAAAAGCCTCAGCCGAAAGCGCGGGCGCATTCGGCTCTTGTTTCAGCACGATCCCAAGGAGCCGGTCGGCATCTGGGAAAGCCTGGGTGAGGACAGCCACGGGCTCTTCGTTTCCGGGCAGCTGACGGGCGGCGTGCCGCGGGCGGAGGCGCTGCGGCGGCTGATCGAGGCGCGGGCGCTCGATGGGCTCTCGATCGGCTTTCGCACGGTCAAGGCCAGCCGCGAGCCGGGAACCGGCTATCGCATGCTTCATGAGATCGACCTTTACGAAGTGTCGATCGTGACCTTTCCGATGATGGAGGACGCGCGCATCGCCGCCCCCCTCACGGCCGGCGCGGCGATTGCCGCCGCCACACGACAAATCCGCAACCGATAG
- a CDS encoding DUF4160 domain-containing protein: MPTILRLDGYRFYFYSGEGNEPPHIHVEFGDKLAKYWLEPVELASSKRFRAHELGPLREVVLANRDAFLKAWHEHLDPRN, encoded by the coding sequence ATGCCCACGATCCTTCGCCTGGACGGCTACCGGTTTTATTTCTACAGCGGTGAGGGCAACGAGCCGCCCCACATCCATGTTGAATTCGGTGACAAGCTCGCCAAGTATTGGCTTGAGCCCGTGGAACTGGCATCATCGAAACGGTTCCGCGCTCATGAGCTTGGGCCGTTGCGCGAGGTAGTGCTCGCCAATCGAGATGCATTCCTGAAGGCGTGGCATGAACACCTTGACCCTCGAAACTGA
- a CDS encoding DUF2442 domain-containing protein gives MNTLTLETEPLAIDVSVDDTTLHVSLDDGRGLSVPVAWFPRLRDASQAHRANWRLIGVGEGIHWEDLDEDISVLGLLAGYRRQSRAA, from the coding sequence ATGAACACCTTGACCCTCGAAACTGAACCGCTCGCAATTGACGTCTCCGTTGACGACACGACGCTTCATGTCAGTCTCGACGACGGCCGCGGGCTGTCGGTGCCCGTTGCCTGGTTCCCGCGGCTGCGCGATGCGTCGCAGGCCCATCGCGCCAACTGGCGCTTGATCGGCGTCGGTGAGGGCATTCACTGGGAAGACCTCGACGAAGATATTTCCGTCCTTGGGCTTCTGGCTGGCTATCGCCGCCAGTCACGTGCCGCCTAG